A part of Geoanaerobacter pelophilus genomic DNA contains:
- a CDS encoding citryl-CoA lyase, whose translation MNGPELLQQHADCLKSRMGGCFPGERAVFRGHDLHVELKDMDWVELYVFGITGRRFTREQLRLMHAIWVYTSYPDARIWNNRVAALAGSARSTGTLGVAAALAVSEASIYGRGIDIKAVEFIITTRKELDNGAELADCVQKELKKHRGIAGFGRPLASGDERIAPIMALARSLGLDQGPHLRLAFTVNEFLLSGRWRLGMNFGAIAAALGADLGLSTREYYLFVFPAFLAGMPPCFIESAQQPEGTLFPLSCGHILYEGAQKRAWNPSQSKP comes from the coding sequence ATGAACGGGCCCGAACTTTTGCAGCAGCATGCCGATTGCCTGAAGAGCCGTATGGGGGGCTGCTTCCCCGGTGAACGAGCGGTGTTCCGCGGCCATGACCTACATGTGGAACTGAAAGATATGGATTGGGTCGAGCTCTATGTCTTCGGCATCACCGGTCGCCGCTTTACCAGGGAGCAACTGCGGCTGATGCATGCGATCTGGGTCTATACAAGTTATCCGGATGCCCGCATCTGGAACAACCGGGTGGCTGCCTTGGCAGGCAGCGCGCGCAGCACCGGAACCTTGGGGGTAGCTGCGGCACTTGCAGTTTCCGAGGCCTCAATTTACGGACGTGGCATAGATATCAAGGCAGTTGAATTTATTATTACTACTCGCAAGGAGTTGGACAACGGAGCCGAGCTTGCCGACTGCGTGCAGAAGGAGTTGAAAAAACACCGAGGCATCGCCGGCTTTGGGCGACCCCTTGCATCCGGTGATGAGCGCATCGCCCCAATTATGGCTCTGGCTCGCTCGCTCGGACTTGACCAGGGACCACATTTGCGGCTGGCCTTTACGGTTAACGAATTCTTGCTCTCCGGCCGTTGGCGGCTCGGCATGAATTTCGGCGCCATTGCCGCCGCCTTAGGCGCTGATCTGGGTTTGTCGACTCGCGAATATTATCTGTTTGTCTTCCCGGCATTCCTGGCCGGCATGCCGCCATGCTTCATTGAGAGCGCTCAACAACCCGAGGGGACTCTTTTCCCATTATCATGCGGCCATATCCTCTACGAAGGGGCGCAAAAACGAGCGTGGAATCCCTCGCAGTCTAAACCGTAA
- a CDS encoding citryl-CoA lyase: MSDEKPAEQIRTRIWLEEPEPDNPFATRAAYCHGYDVYGAMLGQARWVEMLYLLFRGDAPTPAQSELLEAVAVALANPGPRDPSVHAAMCGGVGGSTAAASLIAALAVGAGQLSGGRELLLSMEAWHSCGMDLDAWQRRMTAPGDDTASIWPTPEHPPGFDPHGVTTTTIVKQTIACLAAMSTGPRLPWLEENLSSLEAAAGCPLAMSGVAAAAFSDLGFSPEQGEMLFLLLRLPGAAAHALEQWKYGHKKFPFFKIELESDSEEVK, encoded by the coding sequence ATGAGTGACGAGAAACCTGCCGAACAGATTCGAACCCGTATCTGGCTGGAAGAACCGGAGCCGGACAACCCCTTTGCGACCAGGGCTGCTTACTGCCATGGCTATGATGTTTACGGCGCTATGCTTGGCCAGGCTCGCTGGGTGGAGATGCTCTATTTGCTCTTTCGCGGCGATGCCCCAACACCTGCTCAGTCTGAACTGCTTGAAGCTGTTGCTGTGGCTCTGGCCAACCCAGGCCCGCGCGACCCATCGGTGCATGCCGCCATGTGCGGCGGTGTCGGCGGGTCAACGGCTGCCGCTTCCTTGATTGCTGCCCTGGCTGTTGGCGCGGGACAACTCTCCGGAGGCCGCGAACTGTTGCTGTCCATGGAGGCGTGGCACAGTTGCGGCATGGACCTTGATGCCTGGCAGCGCCGGATGACTGCCCCTGGCGACGACACGGCCTCAATCTGGCCGACACCGGAACACCCGCCCGGATTCGACCCGCACGGCGTCACCACGACCACCATCGTGAAGCAAACCATTGCCTGTCTTGCCGCTATGAGCACCGGGCCCCGGCTTCCCTGGCTTGAGGAAAACCTGTCAAGCCTTGAGGCTGCTGCAGGCTGCCCCTTGGCCATGAGCGGTGTGGCGGCAGCAGCATTCTCTGACCTTGGATTTTCCCCGGAGCAGGGGGAGATGCTCTTCCTGTTGTTGCGCCTGCCCGGAGCCGCAGCCCATGCCCTGGAACAGTGGAAGTATGGCCACAAGAAATTTCCGTTTTTCAAGATAGAGCTTGAAAGCGACTCCGAGGAGGTCAAATGA
- a CDS encoding SDR family oxidoreductase has product MQKLSGKNALITGGNSGIGLATARLFREHGASLIITGRDQASLAEARTALGEDVLAVQSDAGNLADIEQLMNVAKERCGQLDVLFVNAGMALAAPFELVAENIFDEMVAVNIKGIFFTIQKALPLLANGSSVIITTSITNQMGSPNFSVYGACKAAQRSLVKSLGLELIGRGIRVNAISPGPIATPMYGRVGLPNEVEQMVKAEIQGKSPLKRFGESEEVAKVALFLASDDSSYIVGDEIVVDGGMSLL; this is encoded by the coding sequence ATGCAGAAACTATCCGGCAAGAACGCCCTGATCACGGGGGGCAACAGCGGTATCGGACTGGCTACTGCCAGACTCTTTAGGGAACACGGGGCGAGTCTCATTATCACTGGACGCGATCAGGCAAGTCTGGCAGAGGCGCGGACGGCTCTGGGCGAGGATGTCCTCGCTGTGCAGAGCGACGCCGGCAATCTTGCTGATATCGAACAGTTGATGAATGTTGCAAAGGAGCGGTGCGGACAACTGGATGTTCTGTTTGTCAATGCCGGCATGGCCCTGGCAGCGCCGTTTGAGTTGGTGGCAGAAAACATCTTTGACGAGATGGTGGCAGTCAACATCAAGGGGATCTTTTTTACCATTCAGAAGGCTTTGCCACTGCTGGCGAATGGCTCCTCGGTAATTATCACAACTTCAATCACCAACCAGATGGGATCTCCCAACTTCAGCGTGTACGGCGCCTGCAAGGCAGCGCAGCGCTCCTTGGTAAAATCGCTGGGCTTGGAGTTGATCGGCAGGGGGATTCGAGTCAATGCCATCAGCCCCGGCCCGATCGCCACACCGATGTATGGTAGGGTAGGTCTGCCGAACGAGGTCGAACAAATGGTCAAGGCCGAAATCCAGGGCAAATCGCCGCTAAAGCGTTTCGGCGAATCGGAAGAAGTCGCCAAGGTTGCATTGTTTCTCGCTTCCGATGATTCCTCGTATATCGTTGGTGACGAGATCGTGGTGGATGGCGGCATGAGCCTTCTTTAG